The region AGTTGAGAAGCACAGATAAATCAGCGAGAGGTTGTAATTCTTCTTTATCCTATTTTTTTATGGATAAACAGATAGTTGTTGCAGACATGTAAATAGTTATAATACCATTATTCATTCATTACGcctgattggtgcatttctaaACTTTAAAACTGTGGCTCCTTCTTTATGTttctcaataaaatgtttaaatagaaTTTAACAGCCAGAAACATCCCTAAAATATCTGACTGCTCACTTTGTGTTCACACTTGAGGTACTGTCTGCAGCAGAGTATTGTGCAAAAGTTTCAAATCAGCCCTTTTTATTATGCTTCCAAGACAAATCCTAATTAGAAGCCCTAAGTACAAGTTGTCTGAGTTTTCTGGAGATCTTTCAAAGTACATCTTTTTCATGATCATGACTATGTttgatttagtttgtttgttttttgcagtgtacacttaaaaatgagaaaagttgGTGCTGTTATGGCACATAAGAAGACCTTAGTCTTTgcgtggccgtcgcgggttcgaatCCCGGCCTGGTGACTTTTACCACATGTCTTCCTTCTCTCTCATTACTTAAAAGTGTCTCAGCACTTTCAAGTAATGgtcactagagccaaaaaaaaaccttaaaaaaattacagaagtGCAGGAAAAAAGGGGAagaataaagctttaaaaaaaactgactacAGCGCATGAACCGCATCTTAAAGTCATGTGCTTGGGAAATTCATAAAAGATCTGACACATCACCTGAGAGCTGTGTCATTTTACTTGATCATAATCTGCCATGTGCTAACGCTTacggagttaaaaaaaaaaagaaagctgccaacctctaaataaatgtttcgCCAAACCATAAGAAAGCCTGTAGAACTGTTACTGAAGGTCACATTAAGGGATTACTGGGGTTATTGGACTTTCTGGAAGCCAAACATAAGGAAGTAAGGGATGACTCAAAGAGTTTCGCATTTGTGACGTTACAAGATAAATAGTCTGAACATCAAACACCACCCACCTAAAgttctttaataaattattaccAGAGGCTTTCATAACCACTCAGGTCTATTAGCGGCTGGACTGTGAGGACACTCAAACGCTTGACAGAAAGCTCATGGAAACATTCTGTGTTTAATAATTCGGTCGGCATGCAGCTGCATATCTCGACCTGTCCTGTCAGGCCCCCTTTACTGGTGCAGTGTGATGATTATCCAGCTCAAGTTCATGGTTTCTGTTCCCACCTGGGGAGAGGTAATTATTGTTTCCCTCCTCTCCAACGGCTGAACCCAAAACTCGCTAAATGCTAAATAAGTACAAACGTCACCAGACGCACACACCTTTCTGATGCACACAATACACTCTCCCCTCGTTTACACACAGATCCATGCAGACATCTGTTGTTCAGAGTTGGCCTCATTTTGAGGGATTTATTGAATTCTTATAAACATCAATGTGATTTAATACAGAAGTAATATTTGTGTTTACAAGTCAATTTAAGACTCCTGTAAAATACCCGCGAAAATAAATCAGCAATAGAAAAGGGCTGTTAAGTACCATTTTCAGCACATTCATAGCAatcaaagaaaggaaaaagctccatcatttacagaaaaacatgcCTGTATTGAGATTCATATCGGCTCATTAAGAGGTAGACCAGATTCGCCAAATGAACtctaaaatgtcaaatgaaaaccaggaagacagagATTTTGTGCTTGGAAATCTGTTCTTTAGACATGGAAGattacacaaacattttgcatcgtcttattataataacaaaaaaaatgaatattataaattacaaacaggtctaaatatacataatttaaagaacaataaTGCATTATTTCCCCACTACCCAATAAAACAATTCTATAAGGTCTTCTAAAGTCTAAAAGACATTCATTTCACTGCCGTGTTTAGGCTTACGCCAGTTCcagaacaaacatttctaaCTAAAGCTTCACAgatttcaggtgttttttttttttggtcgtAGCAGTGCAACGTGAACCATCCTGCTTTTCCACTCAAGGGCGTGGTCATGAGGGAGTGTATGTAGATAATGTCCTGTTGCTTGAGTGAAAATGGAAAGATCCAGACCAGTTTTAACAGGGACagaaagaaagtgaaataatcaagtTTGTCGATGAACAGACATTTGGTTTGCTCATAAGGAATCAGTGTATTAGCTGAGAGTAACTCGAGCTACGGGAAGAAATTTGGCCCCAACAGCAAACAGATATTCAAATCCTAAACCACACCTTGAGTCCATAAACAATGACTGTGCTTGCtatgcaaaacagaaaagtgacaCTTGTGTCACTCTGCAGCTTGTTGGTTTTCATAGCCATCTACTGataaatctgtgaaaacatgtcATTCATGCATTATAACCAAAggaataaaataacagaaacctAATTCCTAATTCATCCTTATTCTTCACATAAATTCTtcaagttgttttctttttaagtatGTCTGGATTGGAAGATCATTTTCTTTGATTGGAACCTTGATTCAACTGTAAAGGGTTACAGTTGTTCTTGTTCATTGTTtccttcctgttgtttttgctcATCCTCTAGCAGTCTCAGAGTCTTCCACAAAGGCAATGTTGTCATAGAGATTCTGCTGTTGCTCTGGTTCATGGCTCATGGGCTCGTTCAGTGGGACTTCATACAGAGAGTCTCCTCCTGTCACTGTGATCACAGTGACCTCTGGTGGAGAACTCGTAGACATGTCGACTTTGACTTCTTCCTCCACTCCCAGAGCCTTCAGGATGTCACACTTGCACATGGGGCAGGTCCTCCTCTCCAGCAGCCAAGGTTCGATGCAGGCTTTGTGGAAGACGTGGTCGCAGGTCAGCACCGTCACCACCTCGCCCGCTTTGTAGGATTCAATGCAAACGGCACACATAGCGTCAGACGTCGTGAGCTCATCCCCTCGTTTCAGTGTGATCACCTCAAGGCGCCCAATGGCCTTCTTGGCCTCAGATTTCAGCCTGTTCTCGGTGCGCCTGTGCCTGTTCATGCTGTACAGACGGTTTGCGGAGATGAACACAAAGTAGGCAATTGAGGCGGCTGTCACGATGAAGAAGGCGATAGACAGAAAGTAGAGCCAGTACGTGTCCATCCAAGGCCCGTGAGGATTGCCCACTTTAATGTCCATGTACACAACAGTTCCACTTTTCACCAAGTTGGCGATCTCTGTGCCCTGAATGTTGCCAATCATGATAGCGACAGCATCATCTGTGTCGGGGTGAGACATGTAAGTGGTGCCATTTCCAGTGCCGTCCACATTGTACACCACCACCCCAGCTGCTCCCTGGTACATGGCAGTGTTGATCTTTTCGCTGAAAGTACAGTTTCCCCTTTTCACCAGCGCGATCCATTCCTGGCTGGAGTTCCGGCCGTAGGAAGTGTCTGGGTTACAGCCTGTGGGATCTCCTTTGGGAACAGCCACATAGCCTGAGAATTTCTCCACTTCAGAGTTACGGCCATACACCCCACACTCACACAGCTTTACCACGGTGTCATTGCTGCTGTGATAATAGCGTGTCTCCAACAAGGCTGTCCAAAACACGAAAGCAGCAGAACGAGGAACAAGCCCCGACATACACAGCAAAATTAGCAACAACGACGGTTGTGTCTTCTCACCCATGGTAACTCTTGCCTTCAAACAACAGGAAATAGTCTGTGAGTTGTGAAAATCTTCTTAATAACTCCTTTTATTAGTCCCAGTTCCTGTTTTGCTTCAAGTCACAGTGATCTGAAGGCAGCTAAAGTTTCAGCCAACCTGCTGTCACCGGTAATATGATCCTCTGGTAACATAACACAAGCTCTGCGTCAGCCACTCACCTCTCGTTATCTTCCTGAACCTTGAACACTAAGCGATCCGCATAGAGGGCGGGGTGGTGCTATTCAACAAGTACGAAAAATACAGTCAAAGGTGGGCTGTCAGTGAAAGGAATGGAATGATGTTCTAGAAGAAAAGGTGGGATAAGTCCACTGATAAGGAGAAATTCGTAGATCAGTAACTCAGAGCGAAACATTAAGACTAATAAAAGCTCCTGACTTGCTTTTGTAATGATGACCAAAGCAACTCGACCAGTTTTTCTCGTCTGGCTTGTTTCCTTCCCCTTTTTCTCAGAAGGGAGACTCACTGTTATGTAAAGCAAACTGGCAAGTATAGTGACTATTCACGTCATGGTTGAGCCAAGCAAAGACCGCCTCCTCTTGAGACTTTATTAAAatccttgttgttttttcaatcATACAATTTTATAAATGACTGTAAGTTACTGAAACGAACGGAGGCTCACCACGCTGGTGATAACTGAGATGGAACTGGGCATTGTTTAAGTTTCCATTGTATCTTCTTACGCACAAGTGAAAACACACAAGCAGTGAGAGATAGACACACACGCAGAGGATTCCAGTGACAGATGAGATGGAGAGGTTTCCTGCCAAGCTGATATTGTACCTCAGCCCACCAACAAGAACACAAACCACAGAAGGCAGCAGGTCTGAATAACTTGcttataataaaacatgacCGCAGCaatatctgcaaataaaaaaagtcttgcATTTATTCTTTGTGCAACTGCAGCTCACAGCTCTTGACAAAAGAAACTATGACCCTCAAATTCCTAACAACACAGGTTGTGGCGtacaatgaattaaaacaacaatgttttgTTCTCTTAATAAATTTCTCCTGTTGTGTGGAATTAGATAAAACTTTTTAGACTATCAGCACAGGTTTCTGCTGAAATGCTGGcatctgctgggtttttttaatgGTCTGGACTGGGGCAATAAACTGTTGTGCAAGCCACACTGAGAACAATTTGACCAGATAAGAACCCTTGGCAACGGAGTGGTTTCAATGTCCAAATATTTAGAGACATTTCAGTAGCCAGTTCGACTCATTGAAATGGGGCAGGCAAGAGAAGCAGGCACTTATAGGAATAAAGATAGCAGAAATTCCTCTGGGCAAGATATATAGAAGTGAAGAAATGCCTGAGTTTCAGAGACAAAATATGAGAAATAGCAATCAGATTCTTTTTTAGGTCCCATGTTGGTTCAAATAATAACAACATGAGaggaaccaaaaccaaaacaggGGACCACACTAAAAGACAATTACTTTAGCTGATCCAATGACTAAGTTGATTGGATGTTAAGAAAACCAGTGAAAGAACTGAAACCAATTCAAAGACATCTGGGCATTAAAGTACAACATTCAGCTATAAAAACCTATTAAATAAAGGCCCATGGTGTTTCTCGAATgtctgttaaaatgtgtttgtttttttcaataaaagaatGTTTAATGGCAAATGAATTcaaatcttttgttttccacctttaatgtgtaatattagaagaaaatgttaaaagagcTACAGTATAACCCGGTTGAATGAGATTGTATTTTTAAACCAATACTTTCTTGAAGCACCTTGTAGAAGCAGGACACTACAAAACACATCACATGTTGTCTACATATTTTACAATATAGCCTATTTCAAAAGTTCCCAAATTCTGTCAAGTTGTGTGGGAATCTCCCCTCTTCAAGTGACCCAACAGGTTTTCTGTCAGCTCTAACACTGCACTAGCGAGTCCATTctaaaaatttactttcttttgGTGAAGCCATTCCATTGCTGGCGCTGGCCCATATATGTATGACTGCACTCACACTTTCAGCTTTCTAGGACTGAAACTTGTATTGAAACTGTTTATTGTTCTatctgctttgatttaaaaaaacagtaatcCCAGAGCTTGATGCCCTATCACCACCATAACTTATTGTAAAGATAATTTTCTGTTAGAAATCTCCAGCGTTGTTTTTGTGCCAGACATATTTTttggaattattatttttttggttcaaTCATGGTGTGATCTCAGGAGTCACATAAACCTTGTGTACCAGCAATGGGGGTCTGTCTATTGAGAATCACTGaatcaaacatttctgtgtgtttcagcAACAGACCAAGCGACATGACGGTTCAAATCCACTAAGGGGCGCCATTGACTCAGAGATATTTATGAACCGGAGGAAATGCACACTGCtgtttacatacagtacatccaTACTGACCCATCACAACAAAATAAGCGTGCGCTTTATGGGCCATCCATCATGCAACACACACAATAAATTGATCAACGTtacttctttaaaatatatttttgctgatATTATATGCTCctgcagaacaaaacacaagcaatcTTAAGAGTAACTCGCATTGAGAACTAACAAGCAAACTCACCCATTGCTTCTTGTGGATTAGTGCGGTAGACCTTCATTCTTAGCTGAATGATTCCCGATATTACCAGGGATCAGGAATGAGAGCTTCGGAAATGCTACCTGCTCAAACTGGGGGTGACTTGAGGCATGTCCAAACAAGTCCTGTCCATCAGACTCTGAACACACCCCCTCTTCTGGCACAAGACTGGTAGTGAAAAATATGTGGATAGGCTGTCTTGTTAGTTAGGAGTTTACTTTTATTGTCAATAAGGTGACTTTGCAGGATGTCATCTCAATATACGTCAAGATAAATCCAATTGCCGAAGATATGAAGAccataaataattatttatcctcatttttataggtttatgcCATCAGTTGGGACAAAGGTGAAATCTAATCCATGGCAGCGTTAACCCCAAAATCCTCAGCTTCAGACCTTTTTCACTGTGGTTCTTTCACCActgaaaaaataacatgtttcCGCCTGTTTAAAAAGTGGTAGATCTGCGCTAAAGCCTGCTTATGAGGAATTACACCCTCTGATGCGCCTCAGGCAGGAGTCTGTTCAAGTCAAGTGGAATGACTCGCAACTCGTGATCCCCCCCTCACTCTCACTGTGGTACCACCAGACCTTAAAGGATGCTTCCCCTGCTTTGATATCCTCTCTGTACAGATTGTAGTTTAGAGTAGTTAGATGCAGCTTTAACAAGCAGTTTCAACTTTCTTTAAATCCCTGAAAACTGCTTAAACTAAGACGACACATGGTTCTCTGGAAGTGCtgttaatttcagtttattttattgatctgtCAAATTATTATGGATAACGCTCCAGctgtgcagaaaaaaaggaggaaggaTTTTATACCTTACTTTTTGggctttgtgctttttttgtatGCATGTGTTCATCTTGTATCATTTACAGCAAAAACTGCTCAGGAGAACCAGTCTGTCAGGGTGCGCCGGGCTCTTGGTAAGCACATGCAAATATTCGGATTTGTGTGGTAGATTAAGGTTTTGTCTACTCACAAACCCTATAgaaatagattttctttaattaattccataagatttctttttaaagcaacaTGTGAATTAACGTGtcatcatttctttcttttaaactaaTGGAGTTGGAATAACTTGactaaatcttaaattttaaaaatattatgtttgttCAATCATCCTTTTGAGAGTGAAATTGAATATTCTGATGTAGCTTGTTGTTAATAGTTTAAACAACACAGACAGACTATGGCATCTAGGCCTGCTTTTACGAAGGTATTTTGAGAGAGCTCCCCAAAtccttttaaatacattaaagaccaGATTTGCATTGCACCAGTAAatgttgcatgtaaaaaaaaaaaacaattaaggaACATGGAGACTCATCATAGTAAGATAAAGTCGCAACAAACAACAATGCCAAAATATTCCCaggaatagtaaaataaaagtcgACAAAAAAGTGGATTACAAGAAGGTGAATATTAGGAGTAGTGGTTCAAtgagtttcttaaagaaacagcaaccatattttgtcatattggCTTAAATTGATGCACTTACAGTTACCCTACTTGAATCTTTGGTAAATGTGATACACATATAGAGGATCATTATCATTGCACAAAGGTATCAGTAAGAGGAAGGGTGCAATCTTGCTTTGCTTTTCTATTTGTAAGGTGCCATTGAGTACTTTAAAATGGGTCTTGTGAAATAAATTCgttgtgaaaacagaaatgtgcaaaaatcaaattacactatatatatatatatatatatatatatatatatatatatatatatatatatatatatatatatatataaagttttgGGATGATATAGGATGTTTTCTTAACTTCACGACTGGAAATTTATCAAGGCTTTGTACAATTTTGAGAAAGTGGAAACATAATTACATTATTTGTTATCTGTCTTTTCCCCAGGTGATGAAAATCTTCCTGCATCCATAAACAGAATATcgttttattaacatatttcttAATCAGATGACATAACTAACAAATCAGTgtcctatacaaaacatgtaatACCCCTATCATCGCTTATCACAGACTTTTCATGTGACCTAAAATCAGCAGAGTTCTGTATAATAACACAGCTAGTTTGTAAACCTTTTGTACAAAGAgcacatttagttttttccatCAGAAACACGTGAAATATAACCAAATGTATCGTTGTAAGAAGATTTAATCATGGACTAAAGAttaatcagacattttatttggcACAGAGTAAATTCCATCAAGAATTCAGACAATCTTCCCAGATTCCCCAAACTGCTTGAGTTGTTTGATTGAGCAGATTTTCCAAGTGATGGCTCAAaaggagtgtgtttgtgtgtgttttctgtcgtTTTAGAGAATGAAACAGAATGCAtcgcaccacaagcctctgagTTTCCTGAAGGCTTCTTCACGGTGCAGGAGAGGAAAGATGGGGGCCTGGTCATATATTTCATGCTCATATTCTACATGCTTTTGGCTGTTTCCATAGTCTGTGACGATTACTTTCTGCCATCTCTAGAAGTAATAAGTGAACGTAAGGGCCATGAATATGtgattgaaaatgtgtttgctgAAGACGTGCGAATGGCACATCATGTGGTTGTAACACATTTAGTCCTTAAGTTGTTAGGCAAGCAAGAGTTTATCAACTTCTACTttcaatcaataaataatttcctgtttaatttttttaagtatttattatttaaagtaagacaaaaactttaaaatggtctTACTTTGGAGTGGTTGTATTACCCTAATATCATGTGCAAATCAGACTATGTTCGCTTTATTAAGTTAAAAACGATTTAGTGTTCAATCTGCCTGGCGGCCTGTGACTTTCATTGATAACTGCTGTGCCAGGACTAAAGTGCTCGCCAGCGTGTTTTACAGAGGCTGGTTGTGTAAGCTGCTCGCTGTCCTTGGCATTGTTTTAGGACTTTTGCTTAACCTCAGTTTATTGGCACTGAAGTTCCTGTTCGTCCCTCACCAGCCACCACAGCGCCGATGTTTCTCAACCCTGATCATTTGCCCATTGTGCATTTCACACAACCACTTAAATTATCGATGTTGCATAAAGTTATTGTGAAGCACTTGTGATTATTAGCTCACATTACTTATTAACTCAGTTGCAGTGATTGGAAGATACcagctgtaaaaatatttgtgaagaTAAGATTGTTTTTCTGATATAATCATTTGGTGTGGCAGTACAGGTTTCTACTCTCCTTCAAAAAGGAGAAGCCAATTATTCAAATAGCAagttgtaaattatttattacaatGATTTGCAAGACAATTGCCTAGGAAAATCTGATCCCTGCAGAAATCCAAGCAGCAGAGCTGACTACAGCCATAGCGATAAATTATGACCTCTAGAGCGTACTTATCAAActatgaacatttttctttgtaagtTTACAACTTATGCATTTGGAAGTTTTGtcaagaatatatatatatatgatttaaaatacttcagaatatttaaaatctgctaTACAATAATCATCGAGCTTAAAAGTCGtcctttttctaaaatatatgtgACACAAAAGCGATCTTTGTGTCTCCCTGCttaatttcagatttcagtATGTTGTGGGCCGGCACTGCAGATAGAAATTCAGTATTCCTACTTAAGTAAATGGATTACAGTAGAAATCTATACATTATCTTTCTTGCTAGCTATTTGTTTTTAGAcaaatagtttattattttttatttctcggGTCTCTCTCAGGTCTTGGGCTTTCTCAGGATGTGGCAGGAGCTACGTTCATGGCAGCAGGGAGTTCTGCACCTGAATTGGTCACAGCTTTTCTTGGTAATCATGCATAGGGACAACATTTGCACATACACTATACTTTATGTAGTTTGGATATATGCTCCCTGACCTGGTCTGGTGTGACCTAGTAACCTTGCATgctctttgtctttttcactATTTTTAGAAATACTTCCTCATTGCTCCTGGATCCAACATCAAACTTTGTTGTGTGCTTCTTTTATTAGGGGTGTTTGTAACCAAGGGGGACATTGGAATCAGCACCATTGTAGGATCCGCCGTGTACAACCTGCTCGGAATCTGTGCAGCCTGTGGACTTTTGGCCTCTATGGTACATTTTAACAAACCCAAAGATCTCAGTAGAGATTACCTCCTTATCACCTCCTTGTGTATGAGAGCAGCGTCTTTACTAGGTCAGAGATTGTCTGGCTATGTTGCtctatataaaatataaaccatttatttttgtttcccttATCAGGCAGGACGACTCACCTGCTGGCCCCTGTTCAGAGACTGCTTGGCATACGGAATCAGTGTTGCCGCTGTTATTGGGATCATTTCCGATAACAAAGTGTTctggtgagtttttgtgtttgatttatATGCAGTGACTCTGCACCTGACGGTTACATGATCTTCAGACCTTGCACAACATACGATGGTTGGTTATAAAAGACAAATACAGATGCTTATTGCAAACCTGTGACCTAGAGAATATGAAAATAgatcacaaaacaaatgcacagtCTTCTTCCTACCCTTCTTGTATTACTTTGATTGCTTACAGACTGTcagtccaaaaataaaacaatcaacaTGACAATATAACTACGAACATGTAGTAAAAGGTCAAAAGATATGTATTATTATCAGCTGATCCTACTAGAACCTCGACAGACAGGAGGGCAGATCAGGaatcactgttttgtttttttctacaaaatgctccataaaaacatttctattatttttcttctacttcaagcatgattgacagcaataaGAATCTAGAAGCAACCgcatgtaaaaatgtaaaaaaaatatttttattgtttaaagaaaCATGCATAGTTAGATGCTGCCATAGATTTTGGCTTTATGCTTGGTTCAGTTTGCCTCAGATCTGAGAAACGTCACGCCAAAGTTGTTTTGGTGAAATGTActattatctgtttctctctattttatagatttaaaaacCGAAAGAACATTTTCGTGTATGTAGATGATATTATATGTGTCACTGCAGACCATCAGTAGTGCTGATAAATAGTTCATAGCTGCAcccttcactttgttttatatgtgcagcagccatattggatatGGAACAGGGGGCAAGAGTGGCAACTTCTCTCTTTACCAACCTGCCCAGATTGGTTTGGAAAGCACTTCCCTTCatatcatttgaaaatgtgttttgtatttatccATTTTGGGTGTTTGTATTTGCCTGATATTCAAATTAgtttgatgatttgaaacatttaggaGTGCCAAAACAGTATGAACTTAAGAAACATATGAGAGGtgaaaatcctgtttttttatgGCACCGCATGTcctttctttgaaataaaccaGAAGTTATTGGG is a window of Xiphophorus maculatus strain JP 163 A chromosome 4, X_maculatus-5.0-male, whole genome shotgun sequence DNA encoding:
- the LOC102221815 gene encoding E3 ubiquitin-protein ligase RNF128-like produces the protein MGEKTQPSLLLILLCMSGLVPRSAAFVFWTALLETRYYHSSNDTVVKLCECGVYGRNSEVEKFSGYVAVPKGDPTGCNPDTSYGRNSSQEWIALVKRGNCTFSEKINTAMYQGAAGVVVYNVDGTGNGTTYMSHPDTDDAVAIMIGNIQGTEIANLVKSGTVVYMDIKVGNPHGPWMDTYWLYFLSIAFFIVTAASIAYFVFISANRLYSMNRHRRTENRLKSEAKKAIGRLEVITLKRGDELTTSDAMCAVCIESYKAGEVVTVLTCDHVFHKACIEPWLLERRTCPMCKCDILKALGVEEEVKVDMSTSSPPEVTVITVTGGDSLYEVPLNEPMSHEPEQQQNLYDNIAFVEDSETARG